A genomic window from bacterium BMS3Abin14 includes:
- a CDS encoding 2-dehydropantoate 2-reductase has product MRIAIIGAGSIGGYLAAKLLLSGQPVTVIVRGANLAAIRANGLKLRLPDGTEKTAIPDLATDDLAAAGPQDVVILGVKGQQLSALAPTLGPLLGPETAVVPAQNGIPWWYFQRHRGPFEGRRLESVDPGGAISAHIGSERVIGCVAYQAAELVEPGIVRFVEGNRFTLGEPDGEKTERVMALAQALTRAGLKVPVRRDIRTEIWVKLLGNMTFNPISALTRSTLGQIIGFEPTRNLVVATMAEAQEVASRLGIRIAITSEMRIQGAAQMGSHKTSTLQDIESGRMTEVEWLVGAVAELGRLVEFPTPRIDTLYSCLRLLEQTTCGGQLSR; this is encoded by the coding sequence ATGCGCATCGCAATCATCGGCGCCGGATCGATCGGCGGCTATCTCGCGGCGAAGCTTCTCCTTTCCGGCCAGCCGGTCACGGTGATCGTCCGCGGCGCCAATCTGGCGGCCATCCGCGCGAACGGGCTGAAGCTACGCCTGCCCGACGGTACGGAAAAAACGGCAATCCCGGACCTTGCGACCGATGACCTGGCAGCCGCCGGTCCGCAAGATGTGGTCATTCTGGGAGTGAAAGGGCAGCAGCTTTCCGCCTTGGCCCCGACACTAGGGCCGCTCCTGGGCCCCGAGACCGCCGTAGTCCCGGCGCAGAACGGAATTCCCTGGTGGTACTTCCAGCGACACCGCGGGCCTTTCGAGGGACGGCGGCTGGAGTCGGTCGATCCCGGTGGGGCGATATCGGCGCACATCGGTTCGGAGCGGGTGATCGGATGTGTGGCCTATCAGGCGGCAGAGCTTGTGGAGCCTGGCATCGTGCGCTTCGTCGAGGGAAACCGGTTCACGCTCGGCGAACCCGATGGCGAGAAGACCGAACGGGTCATGGCGCTGGCTCAGGCGCTCACCCGAGCGGGCCTGAAGGTGCCCGTACGCCGTGACATCCGCACGGAGATCTGGGTGAAGCTTCTGGGAAACATGACCTTCAACCCGATCAGCGCACTCACACGCTCTACGCTTGGCCAGATCATCGGCTTCGAGCCGACTCGCAATCTGGTTGTTGCCACCATGGCCGAGGCGCAGGAGGTGGCCTCGCGACTGGGCATCCGGATCGCGATCACCAGCGAGATGCGTATCCAGGGAGCGGCGCAGATGGGCTCCCATAAGACCTCCACGCTGCAGGACATCGAGTCGGGCCGTATGACGGAAGTGGAGTGGCTCGTGGGAGCTGTCGCCGAGCTGGGCCGCCTGGTGGAATTCCCGACTCCAAGGATCGACACGCTCTATTCATGTCTCAGGCTCCTGGAGCAGACAACCTGCGGCGGACAGTTGTCCAGGTAA
- the gcl gene encoding glyoxylate carboligase, with product MAKMSAMAAALKILESEGVRHIFGIPGAGILPFYQELRNLGKIDHLLCRHEEGAIHMADGYARAVGTVGVCAATSGPGASNFVTGLYTAQVDSIPVLAITGQNVKAQLGREAFQAVDIASIVKPVTKKSYCVQEPAMVPWVFREAFRIMREGRPGPVLIDLPLDVQKGEIEYDAETDPSLPIFRAPPDQRQVARALDMLLAAEKPIMLLGGGVILADACEEFVKVAEFLQIPVVSSYMGKGGIPWDHPLMAGQVGIQCNTRSGNQTLLDSSLVLAVGARFNDRHTGAIDVYKGNRKFIHVDVDPGQLGKNIMPDLGICADAKLTLSALLEEIERRSLKPPTPNREVAELRTSLERKTDYDDTPIKPHRVFGEINKFFDDDTVFVTCIGLNQIWSGQLQKIAKPRHYLDCGGAGPLGWDLPAAIGAKVARPDTTVVQVVGDYGFQFCMEELPVAVMYNVPFVCIVLNNGYLGLIRQAEKYIFDMNYEIQTWYDALTGEGTKEHPVEPENGGRGFDFVKFADACGAMGERVTDPKEIRAAFQRAVDSGVPYVIDIITERETDCSMGVSINAIREFE from the coding sequence ATGGCAAAGATGAGCGCAATGGCAGCCGCTTTGAAAATACTGGAAAGCGAAGGCGTCAGACACATTTTCGGCATCCCGGGGGCGGGAATTCTCCCCTTTTACCAGGAGCTTCGGAACCTGGGCAAGATCGATCACCTGCTGTGTCGGCACGAAGAGGGGGCGATCCACATGGCAGACGGGTACGCCCGCGCCGTCGGCACCGTGGGAGTATGCGCGGCGACCTCGGGTCCCGGGGCGAGCAATTTCGTGACCGGGCTGTATACCGCGCAGGTCGACTCGATCCCCGTTCTGGCCATCACCGGCCAGAACGTAAAGGCGCAGCTGGGCAGGGAAGCCTTCCAGGCGGTGGACATCGCGTCGATCGTCAAACCCGTCACCAAGAAGTCGTATTGCGTACAGGAGCCGGCCATGGTGCCGTGGGTGTTCAGGGAAGCGTTCCGGATCATGCGGGAGGGTCGTCCCGGCCCGGTCCTGATTGATCTTCCTCTGGATGTCCAGAAGGGAGAAATCGAGTACGACGCCGAGACGGATCCGAGTCTGCCCATCTTTCGTGCTCCGCCCGATCAGAGGCAGGTGGCCAGGGCGCTGGACATGCTGCTTGCGGCGGAAAAACCAATCATGCTCCTTGGAGGGGGCGTGATTCTTGCCGACGCCTGCGAGGAATTCGTGAAGGTCGCCGAGTTTCTGCAGATCCCGGTCGTTTCCTCGTACATGGGAAAGGGAGGAATCCCGTGGGACCACCCTCTCATGGCCGGCCAGGTCGGGATCCAGTGCAACACCCGATCGGGGAACCAGACTCTTCTCGATTCGTCCCTGGTGCTGGCCGTCGGGGCCCGGTTCAACGACCGCCACACCGGCGCCATCGATGTCTACAAGGGAAACAGGAAATTTATCCATGTGGATGTGGACCCCGGCCAGCTCGGGAAGAACATCATGCCGGACTTGGGGATCTGCGCGGATGCGAAGCTCACCCTTTCGGCCCTGCTGGAGGAGATCGAAAGGCGCAGCCTCAAGCCGCCCACTCCGAATCGCGAGGTCGCGGAGCTTCGCACCAGTCTGGAAAGGAAGACCGACTACGACGATACCCCGATCAAACCCCACAGGGTGTTTGGGGAGATCAACAAGTTTTTCGACGACGACACCGTGTTCGTGACCTGCATCGGCCTGAACCAGATCTGGTCCGGCCAGCTGCAGAAGATTGCCAAACCCAGGCATTATCTTGATTGCGGGGGCGCAGGGCCGCTGGGATGGGACCTTCCGGCAGCCATTGGGGCCAAGGTTGCCCGACCGGACACGACGGTGGTCCAGGTGGTCGGAGATTACGGTTTCCAGTTCTGCATGGAAGAACTGCCCGTCGCTGTGATGTATAATGTACCTTTTGTGTGCATCGTCCTGAACAACGGATACCTTGGACTGATCCGCCAGGCCGAAAAATACATCTTCGACATGAATTACGAAATCCAGACCTGGTACGACGCGTTGACCGGAGAAGGAACGAAGGAACACCCCGTCGAGCCCGAAAACGGGGGCCGCGGATTCGATTTCGTGAAGTTCGCCGATGCCTGCGGGGCCATGGGAGAACGCGTCACCGATCCGAAGGAGATCAGAGCCGCCTTTCAAAGGGCGGTGGATTCTGGCGTGCCCTACGTCATCGACATCATCACAGAACGGGAGACGGACTGCTCGATGGGTGTCTCCATCAATGCGATCCGGGAATTTGAATAG